GCAAAAGTACGTCTTTTAGTTATTTCTGATTGATTATCTAAATTAGACATATATACTCTGTATTAAAAAATTATTTATTCTGATTTTAAGAATTAATATGAAATCTTTTAAATAAAAATTATTTATTGTATATTTTATAAAAGTTTTATATATAAAAAACTTAATACGTAAAAATTTAAATTGTTTATTTAAAATAAAAATAATATTTACTATTAAATTAAATATTATAAAATATACATTGTTCTAAAATTATTAAAATTTAGGTTTTTTTAATAAATACAATCTATTAATTAATGTTTTTTAAAAATATAAAGGAATGATAAAAAATTGAAGAAATCATTAAAATCTTATGAATTTAACATAATGAATTTATAAAATACTAATTTATTCTATAAAAAATTTTTAAAAATTTATTTATTATAATCAATCTAATTAAAATAAAAATCTTCTAATAAATTATGTATTACTAAAATTTTATAGATAGTAAAAAAAAAATATTATGATAATAAAATTGTCTAAAAAATTTTTTATTAATAAAAAGAATGACTTCCATGTAAATGTTGAGTATTATCAATAACTTGTTTAACTTCAGGAAAAAAAGATAATATTTTTTTCTCAATCATTTCTTTTAAAGTAACTTCAATCATTGAACATCCATTACAACCACCACTAAATTTTATAAATACTACTTTATCTTTAGAAAGATTAATTAAATTCACTTTACCACCATGTGATAATAATTGTGGATTGATTTCTTGGTCTAAAAAATTTTTTATTTTATCTTTTAAAGTAAGATTTTTTTGAATAATATTTTTTCTTGCATATGGTGCTTTAAAAGTAAGTTGAGAACCTAAATTATCTATTAATAAATCAATTTCAGAATCTTTTAAAAAATGAATAATAGATTGATTAACATAAATATAAAAGTTATTATAATATAACTTAATATCAGATTTATCTACTTCTTCTAAATAACAATAAGATAATCTACACTCTGCATTTTTCATTCCAGGATTAACAATAAAAACTCGTATTTGAGTTCCAATCGGTTCTTTAGATAAAAGAGATAATAAATAATTTTGAGCTTCATTAGAAATTTTAATCATAATCATTGAGATAATATTTGTTATTAAAATTGTTAAATATAAAAATAATAATTTTACTAATTAATCAAATTAAACACAAGATAATTCTAAAATATTAATTATAAATGAAAAATTTTTATTGGAAAACTTTAGGACATGGAAATATTAATTTAATTATATTAAATGGATGGGGTTTTGATTCTAATATATGGCTATTAATCAGTCAAAAATTATCTATGTATTTTAAGGTACATTTAATTGATTTTCCTGGGATAGGTGTAAATAAAAAATTAAGACCTGTTAATATTCAATCAATAATTCAAATATTAAATTTTTATATGCCTAAAAATTCTATTTATTTAGGATGGTCTCTAGGAGGATTAATCGCTATTCAATTTGCATTATCATACCCTAAAAAAATTTTAGGACTGATCAATATTTGCTCTTCTCCATATTTTATAAAAAAAAATAATTGGCCAGGAATAGAGAAAAAGAAAATATATCATTTTTACCATGATTTAAAAAATAATTATTTTAGTACATTAAATAATTTTCTATCTTTACATACATTAGATTCAGAAAAATATTTAAATGATTTAACGATATTAAAAAAAATATTATTTCAAAAAAAAAATATACCTAATCAAGAAATATTAAAAAATGGATTAAAAATGATTTTATCTGTTGATTTAAGACATAAAATATCTCAAATTAAAATACCATTTTTACGTATTTATGGCGATTTAGATAATTTAGTTCCTAAAGAAGTTGTAAAATTAATTGATATAATATGCCCTAATAGTGAATCTATTATTATAGAAAAATCAAGACATATTCCATTTATCTCACATAAAAAAAATTTTTTCTCTATTTTATTTAAATATTTTAATAAAATAATATAAAAATTAATCTGGCCCCAAAAAATAATGGGGCTATAAAAAATATATTTTTATAATTTAAAATGGGATCTCATCATCAAAATCAATTTCTGAAGAATCAACTTGTTCTTTGTCTAATTTATATTTTTCTAAATTTTGAGATTTATCAGTATTCTCTATTTTTTTAGATTTTGAAAGATTACTTTCATTAGTAGTAAGTTTATTAGAATTAGAATTTCTATTTCCTAACATTTGCATTGTTCCACCAATATTTACTATTACTTCAGTAGTATATCGTTCAAAACCATTCTGATCTTGCCATCTTCTTGTTTGCAATGATCCTTCAATATATACTTGAGATCCTTTATGTAAATATTCTCCAGCTATTTCCGCTAATTTTCCAAATAATACTACTCTATGCCATTCTGTTTTTTCT
The Buchnera aphidicola (Protaphis terricola) genome window above contains:
- a CDS encoding NfuA family Fe-S biogenesis protein, whose protein sequence is MIKISNEAQNYLLSLLSKEPIGTQIRVFIVNPGMKNAECRLSYCYLEEVDKSDIKLYYNNFYIYVNQSIIHFLKDSEIDLLIDNLGSQLTFKAPYARKNIIQKNLTLKDKIKNFLDQEINPQLLSHGGKVNLINLSKDKVVFIKFSGGCNGCSMIEVTLKEMIEKKILSFFPEVKQVIDNTQHLHGSHSFY
- the bioH gene encoding pimeloyl-ACP methyl ester esterase BioH encodes the protein MKNFYWKTLGHGNINLIILNGWGFDSNIWLLISQKLSMYFKVHLIDFPGIGVNKKLRPVNIQSIIQILNFYMPKNSIYLGWSLGGLIAIQFALSYPKKILGLINICSSPYFIKKNNWPGIEKKKIYHFYHDLKNNYFSTLNNFLSLHTLDSEKYLNDLTILKKILFQKKNIPNQEILKNGLKMILSVDLRHKISQIKIPFLRIYGDLDNLVPKEVVKLIDIICPNSESIIIEKSRHIPFISHKKNFFSILFKYFNKII
- the ssb gene encoding single-stranded DNA-binding protein; this encodes MASRGVNKVILIGHLGQDPEVRYMPNGNAVVNMTLATSENWKDKNTGENKEKTEWHRVVLFGKLAEIAGEYLHKGSQVYIEGSLQTRRWQDQNGFERYTTEVIVNIGGTMQMLGNRNSNSNKLTTNESNLSKSKKIENTDKSQNLEKYKLDKEQVDSSEIDFDDEIPF